The Emys orbicularis isolate rEmyOrb1 chromosome 4, rEmyOrb1.hap1, whole genome shotgun sequence genomic sequence GGTGGCTGCGGGTCAGGATGGGgaagcattggcagagctgtgtgtgcaggGGCAGCCCAGTCTGGCACAGGGCAGTGTGAGGGAAGGCAGGGCCCCGTGGGGAGGCAGAAGCCCCAGGCTGCGAAGAGCCCGCatggtgcaggtgtgggggggtcgCTCACTGTAGAAGGTGGAGAGCGCGACGGGCGGCTTGCTGCTGAAATCATAGTGTTCATAGTCGGAATCGGAGTCCTCGGAGCCAGGAGCGGGCACGGCCAGCGGCTCTGCTAGGGGGGCATGAAGGGAGCGGTTACTGGGGGACCTGTTTGGACTAGGGCTTGCCAAGTGTGGGGCAGTGCCTGCCGGCCCTCCCAGAACCCCCTGGGGCCACACAGCCatggctcccagcccaggtcccTCAGTGCCTTCGGGTGAAATGGAGCAACTGGGAACggtgctggggtggggccggTGCCATGTAAGCAGTCGGCTCTCCTAGCCCACCAGCAAGCGCCCCATGGACCAAGGACCGGGAGCCTTTGGGCTGGATACTCAGCCAGGATGGGAGACGATGGCcaggaagtagggtgaccagatgtctggttttcaaccaggtgaccttggtggctctggtcagcactgccaactgggctgttaaaagCCCGGTTGGTGGTGCTAatgcaggctagtccctacctgtcctggggcactgcgctgcgccccggaagcagccagcaggtccggctcctaagcGGGGGGACTacggggctccatgcactgcccgagcaccggctccgcactcccattggcggGAACCGGCCGATGGGAGCtggaggggcggtgcctgcgggtgagagcagCGCGAGCTGCGGAGCCTCCTGTCCCGCCCACCTAGGACCCGGATCTGCTGGTCGCTTCCGGGGCACAACGTAGTGCCCCaagacaggtagggactagcctgccttagccccgctgtgccgctgaccaggagccgcccgaggtaagcctgtgccccaatcctgagcccctcccaaacccggagccccctcctgcaccccagagcccacaccccagcccagagccctcacccccctgcaccccaaccctctgccccagcccacagccccctcccacaccctgaacccctcatccctggccccaccacatagccctcaccccctcctgcacccaaacccctgcttcaacccgcagccccctcccacactccaaatccctcggccccaccccccagcctggagccccctcctgcaaccaaaccccacatcccctgccccaccccagagccagcacccccatttagagccctcaccccctcccgcaccccaaccccctgccccagccctgtggaagtgagtgagggtgggggagaccgagccaccgagggagggggaaatgtagtgagcaggggcggggcctcagggaaggggcagggctagggtgttcggttttgtgcgataagaaagttgacaaccctaccaGGAAGGGCtgagaggcagggagcagagagaggtgTGGTataggggaggggcagagacaggTTGAAAGGCAGGTTGTGGGGGAGAGTCAGGAtgtagggcaggcagggaggggtgttggggggaggagcagggagtgtgggaggggaaggggaggcaggcagagaagcggagggggaggagcagaaagTATGGAAGGGGCTGCGagaagaggggaaggtggggtgggggcagagaggtagggtatgggggaggtgggggcaaaGAGGTTGGGTGTGAGGAGGCAGAGTGTGGGAGGctatgggggaggagcaggttgGTTGTTcagagaggtggggtgggagggaggggcagcgggcggaggggaaggtgggagggagCAAAGAGatagggtgtgggggaggggcagtgggggcagccaaGCAACAGCTGATACCTTCTGCTTTGGGGGGGGCTTTCCTGTAGTCATTGGCACCCCCTGCGGGCGTCTCCGGGCCCTGCGCGCTATGATTCACCAGGACCGGGGTGGCTAATGAGGAAGAGGACACGGCGTGGGCTgcagacagagagggagagaaaggagacaGGTTGCTCCGTGAGGCCGTACAGGGCCTGgcacagccaggccagggcccaccccaggctgggagggggtcCGCACTAGTCCTGCATGCCCCGCGGGTCCCGTCTAGTCCTATGCTCTGGTGCTGGGCTCGCTCCCCCTTTCATGCTGCAGGCTGCCATTGCTCTGGGGAACTGTTCAGCAGAGCATGAGCGACACCCGGCGCGCTGCCTGGGCGTTCGGGGACAGGACAGCAGCCACGGCGAAGCAATCCTGAGCCCCTGAGTGGGTaaccagggccagatcctggtgTAGATCAGAACAGCTCCACTgattccaatggagctacggccaaTTGACACCAGTGGGGGATCGGGCCCCGTTTCATGTCACCCCATGGCTGGGTGCTGCCAATGGCCCCACCCTGGACCAGTGCTTTGGCCCGCTGCAGCCCCCGTGATGTCACTCCCCCATGCAGAAGGGCCTGTCTGACGGCTCTTCACGGCGGGCCATGGCTCTGCCTGGCCCCCCAAGTGCCCAATCTCACTCTGGCAAAGCCCCAAGCAGCAAAGCTACCGTGTTTCCTCCTCATCCTCAGAAGGGCGGCGGTGAAGGCCAGCACGGTGACCAAGAGGAGAAGGCCCAGGATgacacagaggaggaggagagtccAGTTCGAGAGGGCCTTGGCTTCCCAGCACAGTGGCTCAGCTGTGCCTggcaatggggcggggggagaaagggagggacagacagatggacagacagacagatggcaAGTCAGAGAGGCACACGACACAGGGGAACTGTCACTAGGGCCTGGCATAGGGCCCCATCCCTGCTGATGTCAGGGGTGTTCCCAGCACCGTGCAGGCCCCTAGCTcggaagctctctggggcaggccaTGGGCTGACCCATGAGCCCCTTCCTGGCCCCCCAAACTTGGCATGGGGGAGGTCACAGGAGGGTGGCAGGTCCAGCTCCCTGGagctctccctgcagccctgacccTGCCGGCGGTGCCGTAGTGGGGGGAGGCCTGTGAGTGCACGCCGTGTAGGGCTCTGcccggggtgggggtgctgggtggggcagaACGCCTGGCGCGCTGACAGCAGGAACACAGGAGGAGCTCAAAGCCAAGTCCCTGGCTCTCGGGGGGAATcctgctgaggggaggggggcctCTTTGGCTGCCCCCTCTGGGGAATGGGTGCCGCCAGAGGAGAGCTGCCCACGGTGCAGTGATCCTGGAGAGGTTTGACCTACAGGCAGGGGTGGCAAACATCCCCTCCCGCTCCAGTGGGGGAGGGCTCGTCTCGGATCAGGAGAGAGGCActgcaggaaggaggggagggtctGCCCCCCAGACACTCACTTCTGGCGTCTGGAGTCGTCATCTCCGTGGAGGGCACAGCAGACGTGTTCAGCAAGCCCAGCGAGCCTGGGGGGTGCCACAGACAGAGGGAGAAGAACAGTCAGCGGGGCTGGAGGGGCAGACCCATTCTGGGGTGGAGACCCTCCCCTCTCTCACCGCCCAACCCGTCCCCTCGATCGCCTCCCACGtccgcctccttccctcccctctcctgccaCCCTGCCCATGTCCCCTGGATCACCCCCCACATTCGCCTCTTTTGCCCTGTCCTACCGCCCCATCCATCCCGTTATCGCCCCTCATGTCTGCCTTCTTCTCCCCCGCCACCGCTGCGCCGCTGGCATATGTATGGACATGTCTCCTTCTTGGTCTCAAAGATTACAATGTGATGTTACTCCCTTCTCCCTAGCTCAAGCCTTAGTGGCGTGTGTTTTTTTCTCCTGAGAGTTGCAGGTTTGATCCCTGCTCGGGTCTGTCTGGGTGGGGGTTCAGTATGTGACGAGGCAGCGTTACCATTGCAGATCACGCCGGCAGCCTGGGACTGGTGGCACAGGTTAAAGTTGTTGTAGTGCCATTGGCACCAGGACAGTGAGGGCTCGGTCCCTGAGCACTGGTAGTTCATCCTGCCCTCCTGTGTGTGGTTGAAGCTCAGCTTCCGGCCAGAGGGGCTGCACCCCAGCCACTGGCACAGCACGCCCATCTCCTCCTCATACCAGGCCCCGTCGCACACCGTGTTCCACACGCCCCGGTAATAAGCTTCTACGCGGCCAGCGCAGGCGTCCTTGCCCCCCGACAGGCGCCACTTCTGGTGCTCTGTGCGGGAATGGGGAGCAGCAGGTCAGCAAAGAGGGAACAGCCTCGGGGTCCCCACTCTGATGCAACACAGACAATAAGGAGCTGCCCACGATGGAAGTTTAGATCCTGCTGCACCTGGAGCctgctggaggcaggagggatTTATCCCTTCCCCAAGCTGCCAGAGTCTAATTTCACTGCCCAtcccagacagacagagacaggaaCAATCCACCAGACAGATGGACATACAGGAGTGCTCTAGTAGACAGACAGAGAGGAGCTCTCCACTGGATGGACAGACACACAGGAGTACTCTGACAGACGGACAGGAGCTCTCCAatggacacacagacagacagacaggaacaTTCTACCATACAGGGAGACAGAGAAGAGCTCTCcaatggatggacagacagacaggagcACTCCTTCAGATGGACAAGTGGACAGACAGATGCTCTCCATCAGACAGACAGGAATCCTCCCCTGGACAGAGATGGACAGTAATGTTCCACCAGACAGACAGAAGGACAAGTGCACTCTTCTGGATAGAGGAACAGACCTGAGCACACCACACCGGCATCTTCCTTGTGGCCGCAATCATGGCTCCTCTCAGCTGGACAGTCCCACAGTTGGGATTCGTTCCCAGCACAGCTCACCTCATCCAGGTGGATGGGGCCCGTCCCTTTGTGGAAGGAGGAGGCCACTGGAGCCTGGATGGCCCAGCCGCACTTCAGCTGCTGACATACCACCCCGGCGTCATCCAGGTCCCAGGCGTCATCGCACACTGTGCCCCAGACACCGTCCACCTCGACCTCCACACGGCCCTCACAGCAACTGCCCCCGCCAACTAGGCGCACAGAATGGGAACCTGGCAGAGAGGGCAAAGGGGGAGTGAGCACAGCTCAGAGATGGGCTCTGggaatggcagagagagagataggcacagggagggagaaagagaaaggatgaatggatggatgaaGAGGTGTGTATGCGGGGTGGATCTGCTCTCAATGGATGATAGGttatgtatggggatggatggatggagctgGTgtcgatggatggatggatggagctgGTGTCAATGAATGggtaggtggatggatggatccATGGAACTGGTTTCAGTGAATGGGTGGATAGATCTGGTCTCAGCTCCATCAGCCATTTAATTATTTATCAGGAATGTAGCATGCAGGGGAACTCACCTGGGATGCTGCGATGGAGCTCACAGGCGGAAGGACCTGCTGGCCCCCTCAATTTTCTAACCTGCAAGGTGTGGAGGGGCAAGACTCCCTCATGGGCCAGAAACAGGCAGCTGGGAGGGCTGGGGTTTGGCCAATGGGCAGGGGTAGAGCCGGACTGGCCTCACCATGGAGTACGGATGGCTGATGGGGatagggcagcagcagcaagaggagAGCAGCCAGCGTGCATGGATGGTTTCCCATTAGAAGCTGCTGATGGCTAACCTGGGCTCTGCAAGACACGGGATGGATCTGTTTCTTACCTGTGCAGGTGACGCTGGCCGGCTTCCCATTACAGCACAGCTCTGACACATTGCACTGCTTCCATGTGCTCTCCAGACCCACACAGTGGATGTGCAGGGAAGGGCAGAGGTTCTGAGAGGACAGGGTGGCTTCCTTTGTGGGTGTTGACCTGGGCgggcacacagggctgggggtgggttcAGCTTCTGTCTCCTTTGCCTCCCCACAGTGCAGCTGTCTGCAGACCACGTAGGAGGCCTCCTTGTCCCACATTTCCTGGCAGACTGGCATCCACCGCCCATCATGATGGACCTCCACGGCACCACTGCAGCGGCTGCTGCCATTCACCAAACGGACAGATCCCTCTCCCAAGAGGCCTGCAGGGCAGCACACGTTATTTCAGAGATAATCCATGGGATGGGCAAGATGGGTCAGAGCCATAAGGGATCCTGCGTAGCGGGATGGCTGCCcataaggggtggggcagagggctggctgCCCATAAAGGCATGGGTCAGCGCTCGGGGGGGCataaaggctgggtgtggggcagagcggggggggggggagcccataAGGGCTGGGCGTGGGGCCCATAAGGGCCTGGTGTGGGgcagcactgtggaagctggtgCAGAAATCCCCAGCTCCGGCAGAGGGCGTTGGCTGGGCTAAGCCATGTGACTAACCCCGCGCTCTTTGTGAGCGATGCTGAATTCTTTACAGGTGGGATAGGTGCACCACACGCTGCCGCCCACGCTGCTTCCTTCCTCTTCAACCCAAATGTCACAGACGAGCGCGTGAGCGCCCCACGGTGATCTCAAAAAAACAACTCTGAGCTACGGCTACAGGCCAGCTGGTCTCAGCAGTGAGGAGACCCACCGAGGCACAAGGAGTGCTGGGCAGCTGTCATGCATAACCTGagcacccccacctccccactctCCCTTAATATCAGGGGGCCACTGTGCTACTGCACGTCCTAACCTGGGCACCCCCATCTCCCAGTGCTGCTGGAGCCGCTCACCCATCACAGCTTTTGCTCCATCTCCTCGCTATGATGGAGTCAGCAATCCCGCCCTTGGCAGACCCAGACTGGGTGCTAGAGATCCAGGAGGCTACAGAGTCTTTATGTCCATCACCTTGATTAAGGACCCACCCTTGGTGTCTTCTGCCCCAAGTCCTGTCCTTTCCATATGGAGAGGGACACACTGAGCACAAGGGGGCTTCCCCCAGCCTGCCCGCTGTGTCCTCACCTGGCTCTGCAGACGTGTTCCTGTGTCCACCATGTGTGATGTTCCAGGGGATGGCAGGAGACGTTGTATTTGCCTGGACTGGAACAAACATGGAAACTGTTAGAATGGGGTGAGATCTCTGTCACCGGGGTGACTACTGAGATCCAGAAGAGGAAACCACCCCAAGTAAATGTCTAGGCCTGGGCTGAATGGCTCCATTCTGGAGAAGCATCCACAGACTCTGGAAGCTGATCTGAACCTGGGGCCAGTTCTCCAGGTTATTCAGCGAGGCTGGCGATCTCAGGAGACCAGGCAGTCTAGCTGAGAGCTTTCGGGGACCTCTGGCCAATGTAAGATTCCTAGCCATGAAAAGAGCTGAGGGATCTCTGGGTCATGAGCTATGCTAGAGAAATGAGTGAGGTATAAATGCCTGGATAGATGGCTGGACAGACAGAATCAAGTGCAATAGAGTAGATTGCTGCAAATGTGGAGCCAATCTGAGGGTATACACCACCATAGTGCTTTAGCGTAAACACtcactatgccaatgggaggggttctcccgtcgctgtagttaatccacctactggagaggtggtagctgggtcgatggaagaattcttccgtcgatcTAACGCTGTCTAGAGCTGTCTTAGCTATGTTGATATATGTTTTCAGAGGCTGGTCGTTTCTTTCTTGTTCGGTGGGAAGGTCCCACGCAACCAAACGCATCAAGATCCAATAATACTGTGGGGGAACCCATCAGTCTGATGAGCCCCAGTTAGCTGAAGGTCTTGGAGGACACCTGAAGCCGTCAGATGATCATGGGGCTCAGATCACCTGAAGAGCTCCTAAACTCCATA encodes the following:
- the CD6 gene encoding T-cell differentiation antigen CD6 is translated as MNRLVYGEIAPGAQSKGDERSEEDVQANTTSPAIPWNITHGGHRNTSAEPGLLGEGSVRLVNGSSRCSGAVEVHHDGRWMPVCQEMWDKEASYVVCRQLHCGEAKETEAEPTPSPVCPPRSTPTKEATLSSQNLCPSLHIHCVGLESTWKQCNVSELCCNGKPASVTCTGSHSVRLVGGGSCCEGRVEVEVDGVWGTVCDDAWDLDDAGVVCQQLKCGWAIQAPVASSFHKGTGPIHLDEVSCAGNESQLWDCPAERSHDCGHKEDAGVVCSEHQKWRLSGGKDACAGRVEAYYRGVWNTVCDGAWYEEEMGVLCQWLGCSPSGRKLSFNHTQEGRMNYQCSGTEPSLSWCQWHYNNFNLCHQSQAAGVICNGSLGLLNTSAVPSTEMTTPDARSTAEPLCWEAKALSNWTLLLLCVILGLLLLVTVLAFTAALLRMRRKHAHAVSSSSLATPVLVNHSAQGPETPAGGANDYRKAPPKAEAEPLAVPAPGSEDSDSDYEHYDFSSKPPVALSTFYNSLRHRAADETLPASGFPPAPGQEVLNEGPEPWGQPEQRPREEPPAESSSSSEDNYYNSGTTRQQQWDNPAPPPTGSLLMPAPPAQGNGGSQLSFQAGPDGADSSSTSSGEWYENFHSTAHQGDQPGNMPEWPALSQPLGSCEPGSNDSEGSDYDDVQGLAY